The Flavobacterium johnsoniae genomic sequence AACGAACTTTTGAATCGATTTCTGGAAATTCGTCGAATCCTTTTAAAATAGCATCGACATATAAACCTGAGCCACCAATAAGAATTGCAAAATCATTGGTTTGAAATAGTTCTTCAATTTTGGCTAAAGCTTCTTTTTCATAATCGCCAACGGTATAATTTTCAAAAATAGATTTGTTTTGAATAAAATGATGTTTGGCTGAACTTAATTCTTCCTGATTTGGAACGGCGGTTCCGATAGTCATTTCTTTGAAAAACTGACGACTGTCGCAAGAAACGATTTCGCATTTAAAATGTTGTGCCAAAGCAATGCTTAAGGCTGTTTTGCCTATAGCTGTTGGTCCGACAATGGTAATTAGGTATTTCATAGTTTTTAGCCCAGATGGAAATGAAAACCCCGGACTTATATTTGTTGCATTTTTTTGGTGTAAAAGAGCGACTCCCGACGCTTCGGGAGAAACTCCTTTTATGCCTTAAAAAATTACAAATATAAGGAGGAGTTGGAATGTACAGCTGGATTGGCTTCTAAAATTAATTATTTGGCAGTTCGGTTCCGCATTCGTAACAATATTTTGCGTTGTCAAAATGCACTTGTGACTGACATTTTCGGCATGTTTTTTTTCCGCTTACAGAATTGTTTCTTAAACTGCTTTTGGCAAATTCGGCAGTTACAATTCCTGTTGGAACTGCGATAATTCCGTAACCTAAAATCATAACAAATGCTGCTATAAATTGTCCAAGTGGCGTTTGCGGAGAAATATCTCCATAACCGACTGTTGTTAAGGTGACTATTGTCCAATAAATTCCCATTGGGATGCTCGTAAAACCTGATTCTCTGCCTTCGACTAAGTACATTATGGTTCCGATGATTACGGTACTGATGAGCACAAAATAGATAAAAACTAGAATCTTTTCTTTACTGGCTTCTATTGCTTCTTTTAATTGCAGGGATTGATGATTGATTTGTGGAATATGCAAAATTTTGAATAATCGTAAGAAACGTAACGCTCTTACAATCGATAAAATGCTCGCGCCAGGAAAAAATATGGATAAATACATTGGTAAAACGGCAAGTAAATCGATGATTCCGTAAAAACTGAAAATGTACTTGACAGGTTTCTGAATAGAAATTATCCTTAAAATATATTCGATTGTAAAGAATATTGTAATTACCCATTCGCAGATTATTAGTTGTTCGTGATATTTAGAACTGATTCCTTGAACGGTATCTAACATTATTAAAAGAACACTCAGTAAAATTAAACCCAGTAATACTAAATCGAACATTCGCCCTAAAATGGTATTGGTGCCATATAGAACGATTTTGACCTTTTCTCTAAAGATTTCGTACTGTGATTTTGTGTTTTTCATATCCTTAAAGATAATCCAATTTTTACTGTCTTAAAAATGAAGTATTTTTAATGATTTACTTTTGCGAATATAATTTTGAATAATGTTTTTTACATCGCGATTGTGCTGCATCGGAATAAGAATGTTTTTTAAGATTTCGATATTCGTGATTTGATAATTTAAATCGTAATACGCGTAACCTTTGTAAGCTCCATTTTCGATTAAAATGGCACTTCTTTCATTAACGTTTCTGCCTCTGTCTATTAAAATCATGCTTTTGTTTTCAAAACTATTTTCTGAAATAAATTGTTGAACTCTTAAATTGTAAGTTTCTGGAGCAACTTCACCTATGCATGCGCCGTCACATTCTTTGATTTTATACTGAAAGCATTCTTTTTTAGATTGGTATAAACCAGTCAGTTTTTGACATAAAAAGTATTTTGCTGTGATTTTGAAAAGTGCGTTTTTGCCTTCCTGTAAAGAAGCGTAAGATGTAATTTCTTTTTTGCGTCCGTCGGCTTTTTCAAGTTTTAGATTGATGTATCCATTAGCATCTTTTTCAGCATATAGAGCAAAAGGAAAAACGCTTTTCTTTTGTGAACGATTGTATCGAGGTCGGTTGATTTTTACTTCCTGACTTTCTTTTAAGAGTGCAATTAACTCGCTTCCCGTTTCGTCATAAGTAATTGTAAAAACTTCTGCCTGAATTCTTTTGCTTTTAGTTGTAATTCCTGTAAAATGCTGATTTACTCTTTTTTTGATATTTTGGCTTTTGCCAATATAAATTAGAGTACCTGCTTCGTTGTATATATAATAAACACCTGTTTTTGCAGGCATTTGATTAATTAGATCCAGAAATTTTGGAGAAATTCCTTTTTCGACTTCTAGTTTTATAAAATCTTTTACGATTGTTTTTTCAACATCTTTTTCTAAAAGCATTTTGAAAAGCTTAGTCGTGGCCATAGCATCTCCGCTGGCGCGATGTCTGTCTGCCATCGGAATTCCGAGTGCACGAACTAGTTTTCCTAAACTGTATGAAGGTTGTTCTGGAATTAATTTTTTTGCTAATTCTACAGTACAAAGAGTTTTGGCTTCGAAATCGTAGCCTAAACGTCTAAATTCGGTTCTAAGAATTCTATAGTCAAAAGATGCATTGTGAGCCACGATTACGCAGTCTGAAGTAATCTCGATAATGCGTTTCGCAACTTCATAGAATTTTGGAGCTGACTGCAACATAGCATTATTGATTCCAGTAAGTTTTACAACAAACGGTTGGATTGGAATTTCAGGATTGACAAGGCTTATGAATTGATCAACTACTTCATGCCCATCAAATTTATAGATAGCGATTTCGGTAATTCCCTCTTCATTAAATTGCCCCCCAGTGGTTTCTATGTCTAGTATTGCGTACAAATTTAGTGTT encodes the following:
- a CDS encoding ion transporter, with translation MKNTKSQYEIFREKVKIVLYGTNTILGRMFDLVLLGLILLSVLLIMLDTVQGISSKYHEQLIICEWVITIFFTIEYILRIISIQKPVKYIFSFYGIIDLLAVLPMYLSIFFPGASILSIVRALRFLRLFKILHIPQINHQSLQLKEAIEASKEKILVFIYFVLISTVIIGTIMYLVEGRESGFTSIPMGIYWTIVTLTTVGYGDISPQTPLGQFIAAFVMILGYGIIAVPTGIVTAEFAKSSLRNNSVSGKKTCRKCQSQVHFDNAKYCYECGTELPNN
- a CDS encoding exonuclease domain-containing protein, whose product is MYAILDIETTGGQFNEEGITEIAIYKFDGHEVVDQFISLVNPEIPIQPFVVKLTGINNAMLQSAPKFYEVAKRIIEITSDCVIVAHNASFDYRILRTEFRRLGYDFEAKTLCTVELAKKLIPEQPSYSLGKLVRALGIPMADRHRASGDAMATTKLFKMLLEKDVEKTIVKDFIKLEVEKGISPKFLDLINQMPAKTGVYYIYNEAGTLIYIGKSQNIKKRVNQHFTGITTKSKRIQAEVFTITYDETGSELIALLKESQEVKINRPRYNRSQKKSVFPFALYAEKDANGYINLKLEKADGRKKEITSYASLQEGKNALFKITAKYFLCQKLTGLYQSKKECFQYKIKECDGACIGEVAPETYNLRVQQFISENSFENKSMILIDRGRNVNERSAILIENGAYKGYAYYDLNYQITNIEILKNILIPMQHNRDVKNIIQNYIRKSKSLKILHF